ATGGCAACCTATTACCAACAGCGCGCCAGTGCAGGGTTAATCATTTCCGAAGCGACCCAGATCTCTGATGATGCGCAAGGCTATTCATTCACTCCCGGCGTTTATACCGATGAGCAAGTTTCAGGTTGGAAAAGCGTAACTCAAGCGGTCAAACAACAAGGTGCAGCGATGTTTTGCCAACTTTGGCATGTCGGGCGTGTTTCCCACCCTGTTTTTCAAAAAGGGCAGTTGCCGATTGCCCCGTCAGCCCTCAAACCGGTTGAAACTCAAGTTTGGATCGCAGATGAACAAGGTAATGGCCAGATGGTGGATTGCGTTGAACCCCGCGCTATGACTCAAGCCGATATTGATAGAGTGGTGAACGACTTCGCTCAGGCGGCGAAATGTGCCATTGAAGCAGGATTTGATGGTGTAGAAATCCACGGTGGGAATGGTTATCTCATCGATCAGTTTTTGCGTACCAACTCGAATCATCGTACCGATAGTTATGGTGGTAGCCGTGAAAATCGGATGCGATTTCTGCTCGAAGTGGTGGATGCGGTCAGTCAAGCGATTGGTGCCATCCGAGTAGGCGTTCGCTTAGCGCCGTTTATTACCTTCAAAGACATGGAGTGCCCCGACATAGTGCCAACAATTTTGGAGGCATCAAAGCAGTTGCAAGCACGAGATATTGCGTATCTGCACTTATCAGAAGCGGATTGGGATGATGCTCCTACCATTCCAGAAGGCTTTCGCATTGAGCTACGCAAGCATTTCACTAACGCGATTATCGTCGCTGGTCGCTACACCCTTGAGCGCGCGGAAGAGGTGCTACAAAAAGGCTATGCCGATTTAGTCGCATTCGGGCGTCCTTTTGTCGCCAACCCCGATCTGGTTTCTCGCCTCAAGCACCAGCAACCGCTGGCGCAACTGGATGGTAAAACCCTGTTTGGTGGCGGTGAGCAAGGCTATACCGATTACCCTAGAATCCCTGAACAGCCAATCTAGCCTGATCGGATTTGCTCAATCCTCGTCACTTTACGCCGCTATTTGGCCTAGCGAAGTAAAATGACGCAGGGATACTTTAAAGGGAGAGTCCCTCCTCTCCCTTTGTTTTGCTGATTCACCTTACGCTTGCTTTGGTAAAAACAACTCAGCCAACATACAGCGCACACTGCCACCGCCGATGGTTTCTATGGTCGGCACCGCAAAAGGCAGCAACTTACCGTGAGTGGCAAGCTGGTTGAGTTGAGCGGGTGTAAAAGCTTCATAAGCCGATTGCGACATCGCGATCACTTTCTGACCATCATGAGTTTCTAGTTGCAGGATATTGCCGCAAAAGCAGTTCATCTGCTCAATCGAAATCGAAATTACCTGTTTATCTTTAGCCAACGATTTTACGACAAATCGGCGCTCATATTCGGGGATCGCTTCATCGCAAATAACGCAGAAATGCTCACCTATCGCCATCATCACATTGGTGTGATAAATCGGCGAGCCAGACGGCAATCGAGTTTGGAACGACACCACGCGCGAATAGCCGATCTGTTCGGCATACACTTCCAACACTTCACGATCGCAGCGCTGTGAAAGCCCCGCATAAATGGTGCGATTGGGGTGATCCATTACCATCACTCCGGTACTTTCCAAAAACGCTTGCTGCTCCATAAACGCCAGCAAAGAGTGCTGTTTTTTCACAGCAAAGCCTTGCTTTTGTAAGGTATCAACCAAAGCTTCAGGGCGCACTTCCAAACGGCGGTTTGCGCACGCCATTGGGAACAAAAATAGCTCGCCCGCTTCAGTGGTACTAAACCAGTTATTGGGGAATACCGCATCCGGCGTTTCGCTGTTCGCCAATGGATAATCAAATACCACAACATCAACGCCCGCTTGGCGAAGACCGTTTACCATGGCGTTAAACTCGGCCATAGCACGCTGCAAAATGGTTTCAGCGCTCAGTGCCAGCGGGTTTTGAAAGGCATTATCTTGCGCGGTTTGCGCATTAAAGCCGAACTCTTTTGGCGGCACCATAACGACAGCGCGAGCCGTTTGTGCAACAGAGCGCGGAATCAACATATTGGGTTGTAGATGAACATTCATAATAGGCACTCATCACCGATTTCACCCCAAGAGTGTAAACAGAATGTTAACTAAAGATTTGCTGATTTTGATGAATTTCAATCGATAAATTTTATCTTTTTACTGGAAAAATGAATTATTACAGTCAAATTTTCTGGTGTTATGGATGACATCGGCTGGATTCACTTCAAAATAGCACGCCAAACGGATTGGCTCACACAACCGAAACCAAACGACTAGGAATGGCAGCTTCCAGTAGGAAGGGTATAACTTCAAGTCACCGATGGATAACGTTATACTGCTTCCGTTTTAACAGAAAATCACATTTTGGCGGACGCTCGAACGCGTGCTTTTCCTACTCTTCCGCCCTATTCACAGCAAGGATCTTCTCATGTTTAAGCTATTCGAAAGCTTTACCGAACCTTTCCCCAAAGGTGACCCACAACGTCCACCCGATACCTTGTGGGCATTCTGTCGTCACTATACTCGTGGTTTTGAAAAACCACTGATGGTGATGGCGTTACTCAGCACTTCAATCGCGATTATCGAGGTATCTCTGTTTGGCTTTATGGGCAAATTGGTGGACTGGCTTTCCACTAGCTCGCCAGACACCTTTTTAGTCGAGAATCAGAGCACACTGATTGGGCTAGGTTTACTGGTACTGATTGGTATGCCGATGTTGATCGCACTCTATTCATTGCTGATCCATCAAACACTCCTCGGCAATTACCCGATGTCAATCCGTTGGTTGGCGCACCGTTACCTGCTCAAACAAAGTGTGTCGTTTTATCAAGACGAATTTGCAGGGCGCATCTCAACCAAAGTGATGCAAACGGCGCTCGCGGTTCGTGAAACCGTGATGAAAAGTCTCGATGTGTTTGTCTACGTGATGGTCTATTTCACCGCGATTGTGGTGATTTTGGCACAAGCCGATTGGCGCTTAATGATCCCGATGCTGATTTGGCTATCCATCTATGTCACGGTGCAAATGTATTACGTGCCTAAGCTGAAAAAAGTGGCTTCCGAGCAAGCCGATGCCCGCTCATTGATGACCGGACGCATTGTGGATAGCTACACCAACATCATGACGGTAAAGCTGTTTTCACACAGTCAACGTGAAACGCAATACGCCGAAGAAGGCATGCAAGATTTTCTGGGCACCGTCCATCGCCAAATGCGTTTGGTGACTGGCTTTAATATTTGGGTAGAAATGGCCAACTACTTATTGGTGTTTACCATTGCAGCCCTGTCGATTTATCTCTGGACCACCAGCGCCATCAGCGTCGGTGCCATTGCAGTTGCAGTCAGTTTATCCTTACGTATCAACGGTATGTCTAAATGGATCATGTGGGAAGTTAGCGCCCTGTTTGAAAATATCGGGACCGTTGTGGACGGCATGACCATGCTTGGCAAACCCATCACCGTCACCGACAAACCTGACGCTAAACCTTTGGTGGTTAAGCATGGCGGCATTACGTTTGATGATGTGAGCTTCCACTACGGTGAAAACAAAGGCGTGATCAACCATCTCAATCTCAACATCAAACCGGGTGAAAAGGTCGGTTTAGTGGGGCGTTCAGGAGCCGGTAAATCGACCTTGGTGAACCTATTACTGCGTTTTCATGATGTGGAAAGCGGCCGGATTTTAATTGATGGTCAACCCATTTCGGAAGTGACCCAAGAATCGCTGCGCAGCAAAATCGGCATGGTGACACAAGATACGTCACTGCTGCACCGCTCCATTCGCGACAACATTTTGTATGGAAATCCAAACGCCACCGAGGAGCAGCTTTTGAAAGCAACGGCGCAAGCCCACGCTCATGAGTTCATCCTCGGTTTGACCGATCCACATGGCAACAGTGGTTACGATGCACAGGTCGGTGAACGTGGCGTCAAACTCTCTGGTGGACAACGTCAGCGGGTTGCGATCTCTCGCGTACTGCTCAAAGATGCGCCACTGTTGGTGTTGGATGAAGCAACTTCCGCGCTCGATTCTGAAGTGGAAGCCGCGATTCAAGAGAGCCTCAATGAACTGATGCAGGGCAAAACCGTGATTGCGATTGCGCACCGTCTGTCGACCATCGCAGCGATGGATCGCCTGATCGTGCTCGATAAAGGCCAAATTGTTGAGCAAGGCTCGCATCAAGAGTTGATTGCACAAAACGGCATTTATGCTCACTTGTGGGCGCATCAAACCGGTGGCTTTATCGGTTGTGATGAAGACGAAGCGGAAGAAGCAATACTCGCGTAATTCCAATCAGCACAGAATAAGCCCGCGACCATTCGCGGGCTTTCCTCTTTCAGGGCTTTTGACTTAGAATTTCGCTACTTTTTCCATGCATTAACCGAGAAGCACTTGGCCGCTATGCCAAGGTAAGACTTTGAGTAACTTAGAGAACACTATGAATAAAAGCCTTATTACCAATGTAGTGGCGCTGGCCCTGATGGGTGTCGGCTATTTCCTGCCTAACCACTATGCCTTTTATGCGGGGCTGTTTGCCTTTTCCGGCGCGATCACCAACTGGCTCGCCATCCATATGCTGTTTGAAAAAGTGCCGGGGCTGTATGGCTCCGGCGTGATTCCCGCACGTTTTGAAGATTTCAAAGCCGCCATCAAAAATCTGATGATGGAGCAGTTTTTTACCGATACCAATATCGACCGCTTCCTCAATAAAGAGATGAATGGCGCGCTGAACCTTGATTTGCAACCGGTGATCGCCAAAGTCGATTTCAACCCGACCTTTGATTCGCTCGTCGAAGTGATAAGCCAATCCTCCTTTGGTGGCATGCTGGCGATGTTTGGCGGCGCGACCGCGCTTGAACCACTGAAACAGCCCTTTGTGGAGAAGATGCAAACAGCGCTTGTCGAGATGAGCCAAAGCGAGTCAGTACGTGAAGCCCTAAAAGGGCAACTCGAATCCCCCGCGATGCTGGATGAAATCAAAGCCAATATCGAAGGCATCATCGATCAGCGCTTAAATGAACTGACCCCACAGTTGGTCAAAGAGATCGTGCAGAAGATG
This genomic window from Vibrio metoecus contains:
- a CDS encoding alkene reductase, translating into MSRLFEPTDLKQLTLQNRVVMAPMTRARSSQPGNIPNPMMATYYQQRASAGLIISEATQISDDAQGYSFTPGVYTDEQVSGWKSVTQAVKQQGAAMFCQLWHVGRVSHPVFQKGQLPIAPSALKPVETQVWIADEQGNGQMVDCVEPRAMTQADIDRVVNDFAQAAKCAIEAGFDGVEIHGGNGYLIDQFLRTNSNHRTDSYGGSRENRMRFLLEVVDAVSQAIGAIRVGVRLAPFITFKDMECPDIVPTILEASKQLQARDIAYLHLSEADWDDAPTIPEGFRIELRKHFTNAIIVAGRYTLERAEEVLQKGYADLVAFGRPFVANPDLVSRLKHQQPLAQLDGKTLFGGGEQGYTDYPRIPEQPI
- the ctlX gene encoding citrulline utilization hydrolase CtlX, encoding MNVHLQPNMLIPRSVAQTARAVVMVPPKEFGFNAQTAQDNAFQNPLALSAETILQRAMAEFNAMVNGLRQAGVDVVVFDYPLANSETPDAVFPNNWFSTTEAGELFLFPMACANRRLEVRPEALVDTLQKQGFAVKKQHSLLAFMEQQAFLESTGVMVMDHPNRTIYAGLSQRCDREVLEVYAEQIGYSRVVSFQTRLPSGSPIYHTNVMMAIGEHFCVICDEAIPEYERRFVVKSLAKDKQVISISIEQMNCFCGNILQLETHDGQKVIAMSQSAYEAFTPAQLNQLATHGKLLPFAVPTIETIGGGSVRCMLAELFLPKQA
- the vcaM gene encoding multidrug efflux ABC transporter VcaM, whose protein sequence is MFKLFESFTEPFPKGDPQRPPDTLWAFCRHYTRGFEKPLMVMALLSTSIAIIEVSLFGFMGKLVDWLSTSSPDTFLVENQSTLIGLGLLVLIGMPMLIALYSLLIHQTLLGNYPMSIRWLAHRYLLKQSVSFYQDEFAGRISTKVMQTALAVRETVMKSLDVFVYVMVYFTAIVVILAQADWRLMIPMLIWLSIYVTVQMYYVPKLKKVASEQADARSLMTGRIVDSYTNIMTVKLFSHSQRETQYAEEGMQDFLGTVHRQMRLVTGFNIWVEMANYLLVFTIAALSIYLWTTSAISVGAIAVAVSLSLRINGMSKWIMWEVSALFENIGTVVDGMTMLGKPITVTDKPDAKPLVVKHGGITFDDVSFHYGENKGVINHLNLNIKPGEKVGLVGRSGAGKSTLVNLLLRFHDVESGRILIDGQPISEVTQESLRSKIGMVTQDTSLLHRSIRDNILYGNPNATEEQLLKATAQAHAHEFILGLTDPHGNSGYDAQVGERGVKLSGGQRQRVAISRVLLKDAPLLVLDEATSALDSEVEAAIQESLNELMQGKTVIAIAHRLSTIAAMDRLIVLDKGQIVEQGSHQELIAQNGIYAHLWAHQTGGFIGCDEDEAEEAILA
- a CDS encoding DUF445 domain-containing protein; this encodes MNKSLITNVVALALMGVGYFLPNHYAFYAGLFAFSGAITNWLAIHMLFEKVPGLYGSGVIPARFEDFKAAIKNLMMEQFFTDTNIDRFLNKEMNGALNLDLQPVIAKVDFNPTFDSLVEVISQSSFGGMLAMFGGATALEPLKQPFVEKMQTALVEMSQSESVREALKGQLESPAMLDEIKANIEGIIDQRLNELTPQLVKEIVQKMIKEHLGWLVIWGGVFGGLIGLVSAALV